Proteins from one Poecile atricapillus isolate bPoeAtr1 chromosome 30 unlocalized genomic scaffold, bPoeAtr1.hap1 SUPER_30_unloc_1, whole genome shotgun sequence genomic window:
- the LOC131573968 gene encoding synaptotagmin-3-like, translating into MSGDYEEDVCRSALRLVHELCFAPRARPPHARCLEFTDLLRHRGHPRPADTEVSVSLLSVIVTFCGLVLLGVSLFVSWKLCWLPWRHKGGPGGVPQRKEPPQTPGGVPFGDPLPERGDPEPPPERCYLDMGPCPEIGGGSRALGGAPPPAGTPLPCQGPPEFGGEGGGGGGALPSAPSQQLGGGMGGSSSLPPVPEEVPALLGQIQPELYDAAADGRGGPGAAGGDPGDPCGRSGPSCGRLSVSLRYSYGSQQLLVRVLRARDLPAKDSNGFSDPYVKIYLLPDRKKKFQTKVLRRTLNPEWDETFSFGVPFAELPARRLHFSVYDFDRFSRHDLIGQVVLDNLLEAAEARPEVPIWRDIQEGTGEKAELGEVNFSLCYLPTAGRLTVTVIRASNLRAMDLTGYSDPYVKASLMAEGRRLKKRKTSIKKNTLNPNYNEALVFDVPHESVHHVSLTIAVVDYDCIGHNEVIGLCRVGSDADGPGREHWAQMLANPRKPIEHWHTLVEEKALTKATPRDKPALGESLGPQ; encoded by the exons ATGTCAGGGGACTACGAGGAGGACGTTTGCCGCAGCGCCCTGCGCCTGGTGCACGAGCTCTGCTTcgccccccgcgcccgcccgccccACGCCCGCTGCCTGGAGTTCACCGACCTGCTCCGGCACCGCGGGCACCCGCGGCCGGCCGACACCG AGGTCTCCGTCAGCCTCCTCTCCGTCATCGTCACCTTCTGCGGCCTCGTCCTGCTGGGGGTCTCGCTCTTCGTCTCCTGGAAGCTCTGCTGGCTCCCCTGGCGCCACaaggggggtcccgggggggtcccccaAAGGAaggagcccccccaaacccccgggGGGGTCCCTTTTGGGGACCCCCTGCCCGAGAGGGGGGACCCCGAGCCCCCCCCCGAGCGCTGCTACCTGGACATGGGGCCCTGCCCTGAAATCGGGGGGGGGTCCAGGGCTTTGGGGGGGGCCCCTCCCCCCGCCGGgacccccctgccctgccagggacCCCCCGAGTTTGGGGGGGAgggcgggggagggggaggggctctGCCCAGCGCCCCCTCCCAGCAGCTCGGGGGGGGGATGGGAGGCAG CTCCTCGCTGCCCCCCGTCCCCGAGGAGGTCCCGGCTCTCCTGGGCCAGATCCAGCCCGAGCTCTACGACGCCGCCGCCGACGGCCGCGGTGGCCCCGGGGCGGCCGGAGGTGACCCCGGCGACCCCTGCGGCCGCTCCGGCCCCTCCTGCGGCCGCCTCAGCGTCTCCCTGCGCTACTCCTAcggctcccagcagctcctggtgcgCGTCCTCCGCGCCCGGGACCTCCCGGCCAAGGACTCCAACGGCTTCTCCGACCCCTACGTGAAGATCTACCTGCTGCCCGACCGCAAGAAGAAGTTCCAGACCAAGGTCCTGCGCCGGACGCTGAACCCCGAGTGGGACGAGACCTTCAGCTTCGGGGTGCCCTTCGCCGAGCTGCCGGCGCGGCGGCTGCACTTCAGCGTCTACGACTTCGACCGCTTCTCCAGGCACGACCTGATCGGGCAGGTGGTGCTGGACAATCTGCTGGAGGCGGCCGAGGCCAGGCCGGAGGTGCCCATCTGGAGGGACATCCAGGAGGGGACGGGG GAGAAGGCGGAGCTGGGTGAGGtgaatttctctctctgttaCCTGCCCACGGCCGGGCGCCTCACGGTCACCGTCATCCGCGCCTCCAACCTGCGCGCCATGGACCTCACCGGCTACTCAG ACCCCTACGTCAAGGCCTCTCTGATGGCCGAGGGCCGGCGGCTGAAGAAGCGCAAGACGtccatcaagaagaacacccTGAACCCCAACTACAACGAGGCGCTCGTCTTCGACGTCCCCCACGAGAGCGTGCACCACGTCAGCCTCACCATCGCCGTCGTCGACTACGACTG CATCGGGCACAACGAGGTGATCGGGCTGTGCCGCGTGGGCAGCGACGCCGACGGCCCCGGCCGCGAGCACTGGGCGCAGATGTTGGCGAACCCCCGCAAACCCATCGAGCACTGGCACACCCTGGTGGAG GAGAAGGCTCTGACCAAGGCGACGCCGCGGGACAAACCGGCCCTGGGGGAGTCCCTGGGCCCCCAGTGA